The following coding sequences lie in one Cyanobacterium sp. Dongsha4 genomic window:
- a CDS encoding FAD-binding oxidoreductase yields the protein MNFKLPSETETRLTLADKFWSDFRLNNQPIKNVVYSSQEIVNNHDFDVVICGGTLGIFLATTLQQKGYKVAIIEKNILQGREQEWNISRSELESLLELDLLTSQELEKIIFTEYNPARIGFYKSYELWVKNVLNVGVSPKLLIAKIKEKFISLNGIILENTAFYSAQINDNGVEIKTDKNSLKTRLLIDSMGHFSPIVKQIRNGEKPDGVCLVVGSCGKGFKQNETGDLIYSFTPIINQCQYFWEAFPAKDGRTTYLFTYVDAKPERISLKNLMTEYLRLLPEYQQIELDNLDFQRFLFGFFPAYRKSPLKMPWDRIIAVGDSSGMQSPVSFGGFGAMMRHLPRLTSAIDEALKGDYLTREDLALIQPYQPNISVTWLFQKTMSVPIDKQPQPNQINDLMSGVFRVMDKLGDDVLKPFLQDVVQFSGLTKTLPLVNPMLVLPLLPQVGLPILADWLKHYVSLGTYTGLYPFAKGLSGFSEKLAPRQQYYYHRYLELLQYGSGDR from the coding sequence ATGAATTTTAAACTACCCAGTGAAACTGAAACCAGATTAACATTAGCAGATAAATTTTGGTCAGATTTTCGTCTTAATAATCAACCCATTAAAAATGTTGTTTATTCCAGTCAAGAAATAGTTAATAATCATGATTTTGATGTTGTCATCTGTGGTGGCACTCTTGGTATCTTTTTAGCCACAACTTTACAGCAAAAAGGTTATAAAGTAGCAATTATTGAAAAAAATATTTTACAAGGTAGAGAACAAGAATGGAATATTTCTCGCTCTGAATTAGAATCACTATTAGAATTAGATTTATTAACCTCTCAAGAATTAGAAAAAATTATTTTTACTGAATATAACCCTGCTAGAATTGGTTTTTATAAAAGTTATGAATTATGGGTGAAAAATGTTCTAAATGTAGGAGTTAGTCCAAAATTATTGATTGCTAAAATTAAAGAAAAATTTATATCTTTAAATGGAATTATTTTAGAAAATACTGCATTTTATTCCGCTCAAATAAATGATAATGGAGTAGAAATCAAAACAGATAAAAACTCCTTAAAAACAAGACTATTAATTGATAGTATGGGGCATTTTTCTCCTATTGTTAAACAGATAAGAAATGGTGAAAAACCTGATGGAGTTTGTTTAGTTGTTGGCAGTTGTGGCAAAGGATTTAAACAGAATGAAACAGGAGACTTAATTTATTCTTTTACTCCGATTATTAATCAATGTCAATATTTCTGGGAGGCTTTTCCAGCTAAAGATGGGCGCACAACTTATCTTTTCACCTATGTGGATGCTAAACCCGAAAGAATTAGCCTAAAAAACTTAATGACAGAATATTTAAGGTTACTGCCCGAATATCAACAAATAGAATTAGATAATCTTGATTTTCAACGGTTTTTATTTGGTTTTTTCCCTGCCTATCGTAAAAGTCCTTTAAAAATGCCTTGGGATAGAATTATAGCGGTGGGCGATAGTAGCGGTATGCAATCTCCCGTCAGTTTTGGTGGTTTTGGAGCGATGATGCGTCATTTACCCCGTTTAACTTCAGCCATTGATGAAGCCTTAAAAGGAGATTATTTAACCCGTGAGGATTTAGCTTTAATTCAGCCTTACCAACCAAATATTTCTGTTACTTGGTTATTTCAGAAAACCATGAGTGTGCCTATTGATAAGCAACCCCAACCAAATCAAATCAACGATTTAATGAGCGGTGTTTTTCGGGTAATGGATAAATTAGGTGACGATGTGTTAAAGCCTTTTTTACAAGATGTGGTGCAGTTTTCGGGTTTAACAAAGACTTTACCGCTAGTTAATCCGATGTTAGTTTTACCTTTACTTCCTCAAGTGGGTTTACCCATTTTGGCAGATTGGCTCAAACATTACGTTAGTCTTGGAACTTATACGGGTTTATATCCTTTCGCTAAAGGTTTAAGTGGTTTCTCTGAAAAACTTGCCCCTCGACAACAGTATTACTATCATCGTTATTTGGAATTGTTGCAATATGGAAGCGGCGATCGTTAA
- a CDS encoding photosystem II protein Y — protein MDWRVLIVLLPLGVAAGWALFNIGAAAIAQFQKVLNKQNS, from the coding sequence ATGGACTGGAGAGTGTTAATCGTATTATTACCCCTTGGAGTTGCCGCAGGTTGGGCATTATTTAATATTGGTGCTGCTGCGATCGCACAATTCCAAAAAGTTCTCAACAAACAAAATTCTTAA
- a CDS encoding Mo-dependent nitrogenase C-terminal domain-containing protein translates to MGVIDYLFSEIVLQNQISYSSDLSLKSRWHLPKFEFKWHKIDLLSPLKSWLDDIEIADSITAHRINNLIPAECPFARKITIFNRTILTIPPLCKLNPVYDNLMALKFRCLTYLAETEGN, encoded by the coding sequence ATGGGTGTTATTGATTATCTTTTTTCTGAAATAGTGTTGCAAAATCAAATAAGTTATTCTTCGGATTTATCTCTAAAAAGTAGATGGCATTTACCTAAATTTGAGTTTAAATGGCACAAAATAGATTTACTTTCCCCCCTAAAAAGTTGGTTAGATGATATTGAAATTGCTGATAGTATTACTGCTCATCGTATTAACAACTTAATTCCTGCTGAATGTCCTTTTGCCAGAAAAATAACTATTTTTAACCGTACAATTTTAACGATTCCACCTCTTTGCAAATTAAATCCTGTTTACGATAATTTAATGGCTTTGAAATTTCGCTGTTTAACCTATCTAGCAGAAACGGAGGGAAATTAA
- the truB gene encoding tRNA pseudouridine(55) synthase TruB produces the protein MNGFLNLNKPQNFTSHDCVAKLRKILKTKKIGHGGTLDPLATGVLPIAVGKATRLLQFLPSEKAYKAKVKFGIQTTTDDLEGEIIRQQEVKDLTLAKIMDILPEFMGEIEQIPPAYSAIKKDGKKLYNLARKGEVIDIPKRKVFIDKIDVLNWQESEYPELDLKVICGGGTYIRAIARDLGEKLGTGATLANLQRTLSCGMTLENSLSFDDIINQQKADELSLIELDYPLQNMPKIYLNKEESKSWLLGQKISRITKEEYQFYCTYNHENKFIGISEQRENTETNIKPKIVIYPNL, from the coding sequence ATGAATGGTTTTCTTAACCTCAATAAGCCTCAAAATTTTACCTCTCACGATTGTGTTGCTAAATTAAGAAAAATTCTCAAGACAAAAAAAATTGGTCATGGTGGTACTTTAGATCCCTTAGCTACAGGGGTTTTACCTATCGCTGTTGGTAAGGCTACTCGTTTATTACAGTTTCTACCTTCAGAAAAAGCCTATAAAGCCAAAGTAAAATTCGGTATTCAAACAACTACGGATGATTTGGAAGGGGAAATAATTAGACAACAAGAGGTTAAAGATTTAACTCTGGCGAAAATTATGGATATACTGCCTGAATTTATGGGAGAAATTGAGCAAATTCCTCCTGCTTATAGTGCAATTAAAAAAGATGGTAAAAAATTATATAATTTAGCAAGAAAAGGGGAAGTTATCGATATACCGAAAAGAAAAGTTTTTATTGATAAAATAGACGTTTTAAACTGGCAAGAAAGTGAGTATCCAGAATTAGATTTAAAGGTTATTTGTGGTGGTGGCACTTACATAAGAGCGATCGCACGAGATTTAGGAGAAAAATTAGGAACAGGGGCAACTTTAGCTAATTTACAAAGAACTTTAAGTTGTGGAATGACACTGGAAAATAGTTTGAGTTTTGATGATATAATCAATCAACAAAAAGCAGATGAATTATCATTAATTGAATTGGACTATCCTCTGCAAAATATGCCTAAAATATACTTAAATAAAGAAGAAAGTAAAAGTTGGTTATTAGGACAAAAAATTAGTAGAATAACAAAAGAAGAATATCAATTTTATTGTACTTATAATCACGAAAATAAATTTATCGGTATTAGCGAACAAAGAGAGAATACAGAAACAAATATAAAACCAAAAATAGTTATTTATCCAAATTTGTAA
- a CDS encoding DUF6918 family protein, producing the protein MKLSEQIQDQQIRLNIAQDCVKLMEAQVEAKTGVTGILFKTLYKGIKSISPNYTQKAIFGLIPSISQALNPLWDEGIEKGNPVTYLQSNPTLTANTILSVTDERIKKTANKIIKVSYEKIRNSLQDEIEQVVPQLAEILGKYAKKEK; encoded by the coding sequence ATGAAACTGAGTGAACAAATCCAAGATCAACAAATACGTCTAAATATAGCCCAAGATTGTGTAAAATTAATGGAAGCTCAAGTAGAAGCAAAAACAGGTGTTACTGGTATTCTTTTTAAGACTCTTTATAAAGGGATTAAAAGTATTAGCCCAAACTATACCCAAAAAGCAATATTCGGTTTGATTCCTTCTATTTCTCAGGCACTTAATCCTTTATGGGATGAAGGAATTGAAAAAGGAAATCCTGTCACTTACTTACAAAGTAATCCCACATTAACTGCTAATACTATTTTAAGTGTGACAGATGAGCGAATTAAGAAAACAGCAAATAAAATTATTAAGGTTTCCTATGAGAAAATTCGCAATTCTCTACAAGATGAAATTGAACAGGTAGTTCCCCAATTAGCTGAAATATTGGGTAAATATGCTAAAAAAGAGAAATAG
- a CDS encoding alpha-ketoglutarate-dependent dioxygenase AlkB family protein: MIVDLPHSEIIYHENFWSEKEATLLLEKLKAEIQWQQKQITLFGKTHLEPRLTAWYGDEGKIYTYSHITMSAQKWNQTLIAIKHKIEKVIRIEFNSVLLNYYRHGKDSMGWHSDNEPELGKNPVIASASFGGERRFLLKPRNKSQSLRKEIILRHGSLLIMAGETQHYWLHQIPKTSKPVSERINLTFRWIK, translated from the coding sequence ATGATTGTCGATTTACCTCACAGTGAAATTATTTATCATGAAAATTTTTGGTCTGAAAAAGAAGCCACTTTATTGCTAGAAAAGTTGAAAGCGGAAATACAATGGCAACAAAAACAAATAACATTATTCGGGAAAACTCATTTAGAACCTCGTTTAACAGCATGGTATGGTGATGAAGGTAAAATCTATACTTACTCTCATATCACCATGTCTGCCCAAAAGTGGAATCAAACTTTGATTGCTATTAAACATAAAATTGAAAAAGTTATCAGGATTGAGTTTAATAGTGTTTTACTAAATTATTATCGTCATGGTAAAGATAGTATGGGATGGCATAGCGATAATGAGCCAGAATTAGGGAAAAATCCTGTGATAGCTTCTGCCAGTTTTGGGGGAGAGAGACGATTTTTGTTAAAACCGAGGAATAAAAGTCAATCTCTAAGAAAAGAAATTATTTTGCGTCATGGTAGTTTATTGATTATGGCAGGAGAAACTCAGCACTATTGGTTACATCAAATTCCTAAAACCAGTAAGCCTGTTTCTGAAAGAATTAATCTTACTTTTCGTTGGATTAAATAA
- a CDS encoding TldD/PmbA family protein — protein MQPENLLDLVKKQGIKNAEVYQVESYSRPICFSANRLKQIESSQVSGVALRLWRDNKPGLALAYGEFDANDLIAKALAISDLNDPEEIFLNDANNLIYSNYDGSSERFIDQDKKIIKEGEDAIASILDLYPEAIVNLDVEWERETTTLINTQGLYCQQKDISQSASLGLELVREEDFLGIYDGEYSHGHINLTRIIESVLRRLEWAEKNVAIKTGKIPVLFTPNAVVTLWDTVTEALNGKYILDKSSPWSESLGKTVISPCLTLKQQPDLKPYDCPFDDEGSMTQNLTLIEAGVLKSFYTDKKTASKLGINNTGNGFRGGLGAYPSPDLVNLVISEGNKSFPEIVKDMNYGIIVDQILGGGADISGDFSFNIDLGYLVDNGEIQGRIKDTMLAGNVYQCLQEVSAIASDIVWSGACYTPSIVIDNLSVVSDS, from the coding sequence ATGCAACCAGAAAACTTACTAGATTTAGTAAAAAAACAAGGAATTAAAAATGCAGAAGTTTATCAAGTAGAATCTTATTCTCGCCCGATTTGTTTTTCGGCTAATCGTTTAAAACAAATTGAGTCTTCTCAAGTTTCTGGGGTTGCGTTACGTTTATGGAGAGATAATAAACCGGGTTTAGCTTTGGCTTATGGGGAGTTTGATGCTAATGATTTAATTGCCAAAGCCCTCGCAATTTCTGATTTGAATGATCCTGAAGAGATATTTTTAAATGATGCTAATAACTTAATTTATTCTAATTATGATGGTAGCTCGGAAAGATTTATTGATCAAGATAAAAAAATTATAAAAGAAGGAGAAGATGCGATCGCATCTATTTTAGATTTATATCCTGAAGCAATTGTTAATTTGGATGTGGAATGGGAAAGAGAAACCACAACATTAATCAATACTCAAGGATTATATTGTCAACAGAAAGATATTAGTCAAAGTGCATCTCTGGGATTGGAATTAGTAAGAGAAGAAGACTTTTTAGGCATTTATGACGGAGAATACTCCCATGGGCATATTAATTTAACGAGAATCATTGAATCAGTTTTAAGACGATTAGAATGGGCAGAAAAAAACGTTGCTATCAAAACAGGCAAAATACCAGTCTTATTCACTCCTAATGCCGTCGTAACTCTCTGGGATACCGTCACCGAAGCCTTAAATGGAAAATATATTCTTGATAAATCATCCCCTTGGAGTGAATCTTTAGGAAAAACAGTTATTTCTCCTTGTTTAACTTTAAAGCAACAACCAGATTTGAAACCCTATGATTGCCCTTTTGATGATGAGGGTAGCATGACTCAAAATTTAACTTTGATAGAAGCAGGAGTCTTAAAAAGTTTTTATACGGATAAAAAAACCGCTTCTAAACTGGGCATAAATAATACGGGCAATGGTTTTCGTGGGGGTTTAGGGGCTTATCCAAGTCCAGACTTAGTAAATTTAGTAATTAGTGAAGGTAATAAATCTTTTCCAGAAATAGTGAAAGATATGAATTACGGTATTATTGTAGATCAAATTCTCGGAGGCGGTGCAGATATTTCTGGAGATTTTTCTTTCAATATTGATTTAGGTTACTTAGTTGATAATGGAGAAATTCAGGGCAGGATTAAAGACACGATGTTAGCTGGTAATGTTTATCAGTGTTTACAAGAAGTAAGTGCGATCGCATCTGATATAGTTTGGAGTGGTGCTTGTTATACTCCCTCCATAGTTATAGATAATCTCTCAGTCGTAAGTGATAGCTGA
- a CDS encoding glycosyltransferase family 39 protein codes for MNRQIFTWEIPLYRLKSKEIWWEWFYVLILFCAAIFLFSLNLGALPLRDWDEGTFAQVAREIYESSFSHWHWLFPTIWHQPYLNKPPLIHSLTAVVYNFFGVSEFSTRIIGATLTASSVPLLYLLARELFLPRYYALFSSLAYLTMMPVIRHGRLAMLDGATLCFQILLFLCLLKTRRDLRWAFPVGLSLALICLTKGWMMGVLLGAIAFLFIFWDTPRLLTSFYLWSGIILGVLPVVAWYAAQYLYYGETFIHTAIQEQSLNRVFTAVEGNQGAVWYYLVELIKYPYPWIFLALWGFKLAWENLNWSWSKFILINSSIYLIVISLMGTKLPWYVMPIYPSLALAVGVALGEVKSLPSYISYPSAWKQFFSLLTVAIMGGFIYFAITKPQDQHLLTIFILLFITFLSVTILLRKKDQQFIPVLFWGMFVSLMVFFSSNHWLWELNEAFAVKPVANLVNEFVPKNKKVYINFDYERPSLNFYSERQVTAINEEELKQLVKSPNYLLVNNNILESLNLVSDDDNIYCNLSDNISEKSTHSFNCFEAITKPKSNFTLLKPIQ; via the coding sequence ATGAACCGTCAAATATTTACATGGGAAATTCCCCTTTATAGACTGAAATCAAAGGAAATTTGGTGGGAATGGTTTTATGTTCTCATTTTATTTTGTGCTGCGATTTTTTTATTTTCTCTCAATTTAGGAGCGTTACCTTTAAGGGATTGGGATGAGGGTACATTTGCTCAAGTGGCTAGAGAGATTTATGAATCATCTTTTTCTCATTGGCACTGGCTTTTCCCCACAATTTGGCATCAACCCTATCTCAATAAACCGCCTCTTATTCACAGTTTGACGGCTGTAGTATATAATTTCTTTGGTGTTAGTGAATTCTCCACACGCATCATAGGAGCAACTTTGACTGCTAGTTCTGTTCCTTTGCTCTATTTACTGGCTAGAGAGCTATTTCTGCCCCGTTACTATGCCTTATTCTCATCATTAGCTTATCTGACTATGATGCCTGTAATACGCCATGGACGTTTGGCGATGTTGGATGGTGCGACTTTATGTTTTCAAATTTTGCTATTCCTTTGTTTGTTAAAAACTAGAAGGGATTTGCGGTGGGCTTTTCCTGTTGGTCTTAGTTTAGCATTAATTTGTTTAACGAAGGGATGGATGATGGGAGTATTATTAGGTGCGATCGCATTTTTGTTTATTTTCTGGGATACACCGAGACTACTTACTTCTTTTTATCTTTGGAGTGGCATTATTTTGGGGGTTTTACCTGTTGTTGCTTGGTATGCGGCTCAGTATCTTTATTATGGAGAAACTTTTATTCATACTGCTATTCAAGAGCAATCTTTGAATCGGGTGTTTACTGCCGTAGAAGGTAATCAAGGAGCGGTTTGGTATTATTTAGTAGAATTAATCAAGTATCCTTATCCTTGGATTTTCTTAGCATTGTGGGGATTCAAACTTGCTTGGGAAAATCTGAATTGGAGTTGGTCAAAATTTATTTTAATTAATAGTAGTATTTATCTTATTGTAATCTCCTTAATGGGCACAAAACTTCCTTGGTATGTAATGCCCATATATCCGTCTCTTGCTTTAGCAGTGGGAGTGGCTTTAGGAGAAGTCAAATCTCTACCCTCTTATATTTCTTACCCTTCTGCTTGGAAACAATTTTTCTCTTTGCTTACAGTTGCGATTATGGGGGGTTTCATTTATTTTGCCATAACAAAGCCACAGGATCAACATTTACTGACAATTTTCATTCTACTTTTTATTACTTTTTTATCGGTAACTATACTGTTAAGAAAAAAAGACCAACAATTTATTCCTGTGTTATTTTGGGGAATGTTTGTATCCTTAATGGTGTTTTTCTCCTCGAATCATTGGTTGTGGGAGTTAAATGAGGCTTTTGCTGTTAAACCAGTGGCAAACTTAGTCAATGAATTTGTACCTAAGAACAAAAAGGTATATATTAATTTTGATTATGAGCGCCCATCCTTAAACTTTTATAGTGAGCGTCAAGTCACAGCTATCAATGAAGAAGAATTGAAACAATTAGTCAAATCACCTAACTATTTACTGGTTAATAACAACATATTAGAGAGTTTAAATCTCGTTTCTGATGATGACAATATTTACTGTAATTTATCTGATAATATTTCTGAAAAATCGACTCATTCATTTAATTGTTTTGAAGCCATTACTAAACCTAAATCAAATTTCACTCTTTTAAAACCCATTCAATGA